One Gemmatimonadota bacterium genomic window, CTTCCGCCCGACGAAACGCGTCAGCCGGCCCGGCATCGATGCGTCGAGGCGGCTGTCGGCCTCGGATTCGCCGAGCACGGCCAGCGGCGTCACAGGCGGTCCGTCCGACGACAGCGTGACCGGCGCTCGTTCCTCCGTATCCACGAACGGAACCACCGTGCGGGACAGCTCGGCGGAAACCAGGATCTCGCCGCTGGCGGCGGCGGCGGCCAAGCGGGCAACGTCTCTTCCCACAGTGCCGCCGACCCGATAGCGGCGTTCGCCCGCTTCAGTGGCCTGGATAGCCACGTTCCCCGAGCCCACCGCACAGCGCAATTCGATTCCTCTGTCCACGCCGTGGGCTTTTGTGATCTCCAGCGCTGCCCGAACGGCTCGTAAGGCGTCGTCCTCGTGGGTCACCGGCACGCCGAACAAGGCGATCATCTGGTCCTCGGAGAACTCGTTCAACACGCCCCCATAGTCCTCGACTACGCCCTGCACGCGGGCCCGAAGCTGCGCCAACTCCTCATCGACCGCCTCCGGTTCGAGCGTATCCAGAAGCCTCTCGAATCCGCTGATGGCGAAAGCGAGGACGGTGATGAGACGCCGCTCCCCCTCGGGTGGCAGGCTGGGCGTCGAGTCCATGGGACTGCGGCTCTCCGGGTCGGCGATCAGCCGCTCCACGTCCTTGAGCAGACTCGCCGCGTCGGGATATCGTCGTACAGGATCCTTGTGCATGGCGCGTTCGACCAGCGCGGTCACGCTGGGCGGCAGGCCCGGCACCGCCTCGTCGAGGGGTACGGGGGTGTCGTGCAGGATCGAGTGGATGATGGCCTGGTCGGAGCCGCCCCGGAACGGACGCTTGCCTGAGAGCATCTCGTAGAGCACGACCCCGATGGACCAGACGTCGGTGCGCTGGTCCACGGTGTCGCCGCGGGTCTGCTCCGGGCTCATGTACGACACCGTGCCCATGCGGGCTCCGGTTCGCGTCAGATCGCCGCCCATCATCTTGGCCAGCCCGAAGTCGACGATCTTGACCGTGCCGTCCACGGTCAGCATCACGTTCCCCGGTTTGATGTCCCGGTGGATGATGCCCTGCTCGGCGGCTCGCGCGAGCCCACGGCTGATCTGGGCCGTAATCCCGAGCGCGTCTGCCACGCCGATCTGGCCCCGGCCGATTCGCCGCTGTAGCGTTTCGCCCTCGTAGTAGGCCATGGCGATGTGCATACGGCCGTCGTCCGCCTCGCCGATCTCGTGGATCGTGCAGAGGTTGGGGTGGTCGAGGGACGCCGCGGCCTGCGCCTCCACCACAAAGCGCGCCCTGGCCTCACGATCCGAGAGCAGGTGGGCCGACAGGAACTTGAGCGCCACCGTCCTCCCCAGGCGGGTGTCCCGGGCCTTGTACACGACGCCCATCCCCCCCCCGCCCAGCTTCTCCAGGATCTCGTAGTGGAGAACGGTCTCGCCCTCGAGGTCCGAAACCGAACGCGCCGGCTCGATGAGTGACGCCACCTGAGCCGGACTCGGGAGGTCCCGAACATCCTCCGCCGGCTCGATCGCTTCGTCCTGTGCTCCGCTATGATCGGCACCCGGGTCTGGTACCACGTCGAATGCCCAGGCCAGCGTCAGCGCCACGGGGAGGCCGAGGACAACGAGGACGGCCACGAGGTTGACCGTCCAATCGTCGAAACCGAGCGCGGGGAAGAAGATGCCCGCCCCTTCGGCCACCACGTATCCGATGGCCGCATACGCCAGGAACACGCGAACCACACGCCGCCGCTTCAGCTCCCCGGCGAAACGTCTAATCCGCTGGCTCATGGATCCGTCAGGCATCCGACAGCTCCCTTGTAACCGAGGCGCTCGACTCAGGACTCAGGTCGTGACTGGCCAGCGCGCTAGTTCACTTCGAAGACGGTGTTCTCGATGAGCTCCAGATACGACAGCGACTCGTTCGCCTTATACACGTAGCACGAGAAGTAATAATTGTCGGCGCCCCAAGTGAGCGTGCCCCCCGGATTTTGGCCGTTCAGTCCCCCGACGAGCATCCCGCGGATTTGACCGTCCACGTTCGACGATTGTGTGATCTCCCCCGCCAGGATGATACCCTCCCAGCGGAAGCTGTTGTCCGCGCCGAACGCCCCTGTGACGATGAGGACGCCCCTGCCGTTCCAAGCGCTGGTGAAGGTGTTGCTCCCGGGGTAGCGGGTCACCGGGTACGAGTCCGCCGGAAGCGCTGCGAAGTCGGGCGGCGTGGTCTGGTGGAAGTCGACGACGAAGTTGCTGTCGGACAGGACGTCCCAGCGAAGCCCCACCGAATCGTACATCGCCTGATACGTGCCCCAGGCCTCTTCCGTGGGACTGCCCTCCAGATTGCCGCCCGTCACGTCCTCGAGCGCGATCGCCCCGGTGATCGAGGAGGCGCCCCCGCCGGGGCAGTCGCCGGCGGTCGAGGAGTCAACCCCGTGCACGTCCGTGCCGCCTACGCCGAAATCGAGCGTGGGTATGGTAACGACCAGCGCGGCGTGGTGGGCGAGGGGACGCACGTGGTGGATAGCGTACGCTGCGACCACCCTCGTGGCGGGGATATCCGTGGAGAACACATCGCTGACTTGGGCTTCGGAGCGGATGTAGTAGAGGTGAGTGATCGAGTCCTGTTCCATCAGTTTCCGCGACGTGATGGTCACGATGCCATCGCCGATCGCGTACAATACCGAGTCGCCCACAACACCAAACTGCTCGGCGACGAAGCGATGGAGGCCGGCCCGCGCGACCGCGAGCGCCTCGGCGCTCTGCGCACTGTACTTGGCCATCATGAACTCGCTTCTGACGACCAGGTACCCGGTCGCCCCCGCCACCGAGATGGCAAACAGCATCATGACGACGAAAGCGAGCACGAATCCACGTCGCCGATCCGCCACAGGCTCCTGCCTATTTATTCCCACGGATCTTCCTCAGAGGTGGTAGCCCAGAAAGGAAACGTGGCTGTTTCAGGCGCGCCAGTCGTTGACCTCCACGATCCCGAAGAGGCTGCTGAAGTCGTCCGTCCATAGCGGGCCCGGCGCGGGCATCCTTCCCTCGTCCTCGCGCACGATCTCCAGATCCAGGAAGGCCTGGTTCTTCGCTGCCACGTTGTGAACGTCGCAGGCTGTGATGCGGGTCCTTGGCACTCAAGCACCAACGAAATGAGGCAGCCAGCTCGTTGGACTCCCCGTCAAGCCACTCGTACGTTCGCAGGAAGTGCCCGAGCAGTTGGCAGGAGGTGCCCCGAGCAGAAGGAGCGTAAGGCGTGATACTGAAGGAAAGCCGAGGCGTGTGGCCGTTGCTGTGCCTCTTGATGGCGACTGTGGCTGTCGACGCCCAAGAGCCGCTCCCGCGCGTGGCCCCCGAAGCCGTCGGTCTCGCCGCGCCACGGCTCGATCAAGTGACCGATCTACTCGAGGAATTCGTCGCCGCACAGCGGATCGCCGGAGCAGTAGTAGCCGTCGCGCGGCGGGGTCGGCTCGCGTACCTGGAGTCGGTCGGCGTTCAGGACCTCGAGACCGGTGCCCCGATGACGGAGCGGTCTCTCTTTCGTATCTACTCGATGACCAAGGCGGTGACGGCGATCGCCGCGATGATCCTCCTCGAGGAGGGGCGGTTCGATCTCTCCGACCCGGTGTCGGACTTCCTGCCACAGTTCGGCGAGGTCGTCGTGCTGAAAGAAGATGGGTCGACCCGCGCTCCCTCTCGTCCGATCAGGGTCGAGGATCTGTTCCTGCACACAGCCGGCCTGAGTCATCGCTCTTCCAGGGAGTACCGGGAAGCCGGTGTACGCTCCCGCGCCATCACGCTTCCTGAGTTCGTCGACAACATCGTGCGGGTGCCATTGAGGGACGATCCCGGTATCCGCTTCCGCTACAGCGCCTCTCCGACGGTGCTGGGACGTCTCGTCGAGATTTGGTCTGGGCAGCCGTTCGACGTCTTCCTCGAAGAGCGTGTCTTCGAGCCCCTGGGCATGGTCGACACGCGCTTCTGGGTCACGCCCGAGCAGCGCGGCAGGTTCACCGCCGTCTACGCGTCCTCCGAGGGTACGCCCCTGAGCCCGCATCGCATCGAGGAGGTCCCGTTCACCGAGTCGCCCGCGCTGCTCGAGGGAGCTGTCGGCCTAGTCTCGACCGTGCCGGACTTCCTGCGCTTGGCGCAGATGCTTCTGAGCGGCGGAACGCTGGACGGTGTGCGCATTCTCCGTGAGTCCACAGTGGCACGCATGACCCGGAACGGATTGAGCGAATCGATCCTGGCGACTCGCCGGGGCGGCTCGGGCTGGGCGCTCGCCAACGTGAGCATCGTCGTCGATGCCGAGGCGGCCGAAGAGGGCGCACACGCCGGCGAGTACCGCTGGGACGGGAGCGCCGGAACCGAGTTTTGGGTCGATCCCAGTACCGAGACGATCGTGGTCACGATGTGGCAGAGCTCGCCGGCGAACCCGGGAAGGTTGAGGCAACGGATTCGGGCGTTGGTCCGCCAGGCGATTCAGGACGAGGCTTCCGATGGTTCGTAAAGCGACGCTCGCTCTCGGACTCTGCACTCTCCTCGCCGCTCCTCTGGCGGGACAGCCCTTGCCGGTCGCCGAGCCCGAAGAAGTCGGCCTATCGTCGGTGCGCTTGCAGCGAATCGGTGAGGTCTTCCAAGGTTATGTGGACGACGGTCGCATCGCGGGCGCGATCGGCATGGTGGCGAGGCGGGGTCGACTCGTGTACGTCGACCAGTGGGGTAGCCGCGACATGGCGGCTGGAGACGCCCTCGAGGTGGACGACATCTTCCGCATCTTCTCGATGACCAAGCCGATCACGAGCGTGGCGGTCATGATGCTGCACGAAGAAGGGCACTTTTTCTTGTCCGACCCGATCGGTCGGTTCATCCCCGAGCTCTCTCAGCTCCGTGTGGCGCAGCTCGCCGGACAGCCGTCCCCCGACGACATCCCCACCGAGCGCGCGCGCCGCGCCGTCACGATCCAGGACCTTCTGCGACACACGTCGGGACTCAGTTACGGGATCTTCTCGAACACGGCGGTCGACCAACTCTACCGGCGCCAGAACGTCCTGGGCCAGGCAACGATCGCGGACATGGTGACCGAGTTGAGCCAGATCCCGCTCGTCTATCAGCCCGGTACCCAGTGGAACTACAGCGTGTCGGCAGACGTGCTCGGTCGGCTGGTGGAGGTCGTGTCAGGTCAGCCGTTCGACGTCTTCCTCCGGGAGCGCATCTTCGAGCCTCTCGGCATGGTGGACACCGGCTTTTTCGTGCCGGCCTCGAAGCGCGACCGCTTGAGCCGCCTGTACGGGCACACCGGCCCAGAGCGCTCGTTGGCGCTGGGTGATACGACCGGGTATACGGAGGCGGTCACGATGTTCTCCGGTGGGGGTGGCCTCGCGGGTACGGCGGCGGACTACCTGCGCTTCGCGCAGATGCTCCTCAACGGTGGCGAGTTGGAGGGCGTTCGGATCCTGGGCCGCAAGACGATCGAGCTGATGACGGTCGACCATCTCGGCGACGTGCCGACCAGCTGGCTCTCCCCGGGTTGGGGCTTCGGTCTCGGCTTCACGGTGAGGAAGCAGGCGGGTCTCGACGGGATGTCGGGGTCGGTGGGCGAATTCTACTGGTTTGGAGTAGCCGGGACCTCGTTCTGGGTGGATCCGGTGGAGGAGTTGATCGGCGTCTTCATGATTCAGATCCGCCCGAGCCGTGATATTGCCTTCCGCAACCAATTCAAGAAGCTGGTCTACCAGGCGTTGATCGGCTGAGGGGCCGGCACGCACGGCACAGTCATGGCTGACCAGGTCTTCGACGGCGTCATCGAGGAGGGTCGAGGGGGTGGGCGAGTGAGTTCTTCGACAGCCTTTCATTCACGCATCGGAAGGAGATGGCCGGTTCGATCCGAGAGGCCAAGAAGGAAGAGACGAGGCTCGGGAGGCTCAACTGGGCGATGACGCTGCTCCGGAATCGCCGGAAGCCGGTCTGAGGGGCAGTGTGACTCCCTTACACGTACTCAAGTTCGGCGGCACGTCGCTCGCTTCGGCTGAGCGCATCGGACGCGTGGGCCAGATCGTGACACGGGCAAACGAAGACGCCCGCGTCGTGGTTGTCGTCTCCGCCGTGGGTGGCGTGACGAACGACCTGACCGACGCCTCGGCGCTTGCTGCGCAGGGGGACGAAGCCTATCTGGCCGTGCTCGATCGCGTCATCGCTTCGCACGACGAGTTGCTGGCGTCGCTGGTGGCCGAGCAAGACCGCGAGCGAGTGCAGGCCGCGTACCGGGCCTGGGCCGAGGAGCTCGAGGACAGGCTCCACGGGATCTCGCTCGTGCGCGAGTGCACCGCGCGTACGCTCGACGCGGTACTGGCGTTCGGAGAGCTGGTCTCCTCAGCGCTGCTCGCCGCCACGCTACGGAAGTCGGGGATGGACGCCGAGGCGTGTGACGCCCGCGCTCTCATCGTCACTGACGATGCCTTCGGAAGCGCCCGGGTCGATCGGGAAGCGACCGCCGAACGCGTGCGAGGGCACTTCGCCGCGACCGACACGATGCAAGTAGTCACGGGCTTCATCGCCTCCAGCCCCGATGGCGAGACCACGACATTGGGCAGGGGCGGCTCGGACTACACCGCCGCTCTTTTGGGAGCCGACCTGTCCGCGGACCGCCTCGAGATATGGACCGACGTCGACGGCGTGATGAGCGCCGATCCCAGGCTCGTGCCGCAGGCATTCCCCTTGGCGGAGCTGTCGTACGAGGAACTCATGGAGCTGTCGCACTTCGGGGCCAAGGTCGTCTTTCCGCCGTCGGTTCATCCGGCCCGGGAGCGGCGGATCCCCCTCGTCATCCGCAACACGTTCAACGTCGAGTTCGACGGCACCCATGTTGGCGAGGATGCGGCGGCAGCGACGGCAGGACCGGTGCGCGGGATCTCATCGATCAACGACGTCGCGCTGCTACGCCTGGAGGGGGACGGGATGGTGGGCGTGCCCGGCGTGGCCGCACGGCTCTTCCAGGCTCTGGCCCGCGACGAGATAAGCGTCATCCTCATCAGCCAGGCGTCGAGCGAACACTCGATCTGCTTCGCGGTGTCCCCGGCCTCGGTCGCGCGCGCACGTAAGAGCGTGGAGGACGAGTTCAGTCTGGAGCGGACCGTTGGCATCATCGAAGATCTCATCGTCGAGGAAGATCTCTCGATCATCGCCGCCGTCGGCGAAGCAATGCGTGACACCCCGGGTATCGCAGGCCGGCTCTTCTCCGTGCTGGGTGAGTGTGGAGTCAACGTTCACGCGATCGCGCAGGGCTCCTCGGAGCTCAACATCTCGGTCGTCGTGGCGAAGTCTGACGAGGTCCGGGCGCTCCAGGCGCTTCACGACGCCTTCTTCCAGCCGCGTGCGTCGACCGCGCGGGTTTTTCTGGCTGGCGTGGGCAACGTGGGCGCAGCACTCCTGACCCAGATCGAAGAGATGGCGGATAGGTGTGACAAGCGAGGGGGGACGGTGCTTCGCTTGGTCGGGGTCGCGAGCAGCCGGCGTGGCCTACTCGACGGGAGCGGAGTCCCGATCGCCGACTGGCAGCGGCAGTTGGAAGGGAGCGACCGCCCGGCCGACGCCGTCATCGAACAGGCGCTCGAGCCCACCAGGGGCCCCAGGATCTTCGTGGACTGCACCGCCAGCGAAGAGGTCTCCGCGCGGTATGAGGAGCTCTTGGCCTCGGGGGCCGCCGTCGTCGCAGCTAACAAGCGCGCCTTCTCCGGTTCGATGGCTCGTTATCGGGCGCTCACGAATCCGGCAGCGGGCGGTGTGCGTGCCTACTTCGAGACGACTGTCGGCGCCGGGCTCCCTGTCCTACGCACCATCAGCGACCTCGTGGCGACAGGTGACGAGATCGTGTCGGTGGAGGGTGTGTTCTCGGGCACGCTCGGCTTCGTGCTCGGCGAGGTCATGGCGGGACAGAGCTTCAGCGAGGCGCTTGCCGAAGCTCGCGCGCGCGGGTACACCGAGCCCGATCCCAGGGAAGATCTGTCCGGGCAGGACGTGGTCAGAAAGCTACTCATCGTCGCGCGGGTCGCAGGCATGGTCATCGAGCCCACGGACGTCAGCGTGGAGTTGCTCCTGCCCGGAGACGGATGGCAGGACGGTGGTATCGACGCGTTCATGGCGAAGACGCGGGGGGTCGACGAGACCATCGCTCAGCGGCGGGCCAGTGCGATCGAGCAAGGACGACACCTCTGCTTCCTGGGCTCGGTCTCACGGGAAGGCGCGACGGTTGGTCTTACCGCTGTCGGCCCCGAGCACCCCTGCTTCGGGCTCCGGGGCACGGACAACGTCGTTATCATCCGCACGGCGCGGTATCCGACTCCCGTTGTGGTCAGGGGTGCCGGCGCGGGTCCGGAGGTCACGGCGGCGGGTGTCCTTGCCGATATTCTGGCAGCGGTTAGAGAGTTCACGAAGTAGAAGGCTGTTGAAGAAGTACAGTGGGCCGCGCACATGGCGCTTGCGCGGTTCAGGCAAGGAACGACGAGGAGTCGTAGCCGAGCGGGCACCGCCGCCGAAGGCGGTGGTCCGACGAGGAGAGACGATGGATCAACCGCGCAACCGCCATGTGCCCAACACTATGGCTGATACGATCGTACGTCTCTGTGGGTTGGGGTGGCACGGCCCCATCTCCGTCGTTGGAGCTCCTAGCCGTAGCGACGGCTATGGCGTCGCAGCTCCGCCTAGGATATGGGGCCGTGGCATCCCGGGTACCCGTGCGTTAGCACGGGTGGCGGCCCGCTGTACTTCTTCAACAGCCTTCTAGGTCGAATGGTGATGCCACTGACGGGGCGAATCCCGGTAGCGGTGCTGGGCGCCACTGGCAGCGTAGGACAGCGGATGCTGGCGTTGCTCGACGGGCACCCGTGGTTCCGATTGGGCTCGGTAACGGCCTCGGAGCGATCCGCCGGGCGTGTCTACGGGGAAGTGGCACGCTGGGTCCTTCCGACGCCGATCCCTGAGGAAGTCGCGGGCATGGAGGTGCGCGCGACGGGTCCGGCGCTGGAGGAGCGGCTGCTCTTCTCCGCGCTCGACGCGTCGGTTGCCGGGTCGGTCGAGACGGAGTACGCGGAGCGGGGTCACGTGGTGGTGTCGAACGCCCGGAACCACCGCATGGATCCGGACGTGCCGTTGCTCGTGCCCGAGGTCAACCCGGATCATCTGGATCTGGTGGCGCGCCAGTCGTTCGGAGGTGGAGCGATCATCACCAACCCGAACTGCTCTACGATCGGCATGGTGCTCGCGCTTGCGCCGCTTCACCAGGCGTTCGGCGTAGAACGCGTGAACGTGGTCACGCTGCAAGCGATTTCTGGCGCCGGCATTCCAGGTGTCGCCGGCCTCCAGATCGTGGACAACGTCGTCCCTTTCATCTCCGGTGAAGAAGAGAAGCTGGAGACCGAGCCTCTGAAGATTCTCGGTGAGCTGGCGGACGGGCTCGTCGCGCCGGCGCCGCTGACCGTGAGCGCCCAGTGCAACCGGGTGCCTGTCGTGGACGGCCACACGCTGTGTATTTCGGTCGAGCTCGGTCGCGCGGTCAGCGCCGAGGCGATCATCGACGCGTGGGATTCGTTCCGAGGCGAGCCGACCGCGCTGGGACTCCCGTCCGCTCCTTCGCGTCCCGTCGTCTACGTCGATGAGCCCGATCAGCCTCAGCCCCGGATGCATCGAGATCTCGGCAATGGCATGGCGGTGGCGGTCGGAAGGCTTCGCCCTTGCGCGTTGCTCGACTGGAAGTTCGTGACGACTTCGCACAACACGGTCCGTGGAGCGGCGGGCGGTGCGCTGCTGTGTGCTGAGCTGGCGGTGGCGCGGCGCGCGGTGGAGGGTCTTCGTGACTTCAAAGGAGGATCGCTATGAAAGTGACCACACCCATCGCGGTGCGAGTCGCGATCGCCACAATCGTAGCGGTGGGATTCTTCCCACCGACCCTCGCCGGCCAGCAGGTCCGCACGCTCTCGTATGGCGAGCCTGAAGATGTCGGCATGTCATCGGCGGGTTTGGCCGCGGCCGTGGAGATGTACCAGGAAGCTGTCCAGCGCGGGGAGCTCGTGGGCGCCGTGATCTTGGTCGCCCGCAAGGGGCGGGTGGTGCTGCATGAAGCAATGGGGTGGAGAGACAAGGAAGAGCGCCTCCCCATGGAGCGGAATACCATGTTCCGCATGGCTTCCAACACCAAGCCAGTGGTGGCCACCGCGATCGCGCAGCTGGTGGAGCAGGACGCACTCGACTACGCCGACGCGGTGAGCGAGTACATCCCGGAGTGGGACAATCACCAGGCGGGCTCCATCACGATCGGGCAGCTCCTCTCCCACGCCGCCGGTCTGCGCATCAGCAGCCTGTTCCTCAAGCCGTTGGCGGAGAACTCCACGCTTCAGCGAGAGGCGGCCCGCTTCGGGTCCGTCGGCGCAGCCGCCCCCCCGGGTGAGAGCTACAGCTACAGCAACCCGGGCTACAACACCTTGGGGGCGCTGGTTGAGCTCGCCTCGGGCGAGTTGCTCGAGGCCTATCTCGAGGCCGCGATCTACGAACCGCTCGACATGGTGGACAGCTACAACCACCGAGCGGGTCACCAACTCGAGGGGAAGCTCGACCGGATGGGAGCGGCCTACTATCGGCGGGGCGCCGACGGCCAGTGGGAGCCTGGCGGGACTCCCGGCGGTCCGGTGGCGTACCCGTTCGCGAGGGCTTCGGGTGGCATGATCTCCACCGCCTGGGACTATGCCGTCTTCGCGCAGATGTTCTTGAACGGCGGCATCTACGACGGCGTACGGATCCTCCAGCCGGAGACGGTGGAACTCATGACGACATCCAAAATCGGGACCTCCGGCGGAGGGGGCTACGGGTATGGCTGGCGCATCACCGATGGCACGTACAGTCACGGCGGCTCCGACGGAACAGACGCGTGGATCGATCCCGAGCGCGAGATCATTGGCCTGGTTTTCACTCAGACCCCTCGCGGGCGTCCCTCGGTGAGCGACTTTCGCCGCCTGATCAATCGTTCGATCGAGGGGGGATGACCCGGATCCTGTCACTGGGACGTGGGCCATCCGAAGCACCAGCCCGCGTTTGGTGAGCGGGCCGCGAATGACAAGATCGAACTCCAGATCCGGGTCGATTCGGTCGATGCCTGGGCCGAACGGCTGGCCGGCTCGATCGACCTCGAGGGGCCGGTCACACGGCCCTGGGGGAATCGCTACCTCTGGATCGGACGACCACCTGGTAGCGGGCTTCTTCGTGAGGCTGCCGAGCG contains:
- a CDS encoding beta-lactamase family protein is translated as MILKESRGVWPLLCLLMATVAVDAQEPLPRVAPEAVGLAAPRLDQVTDLLEEFVAAQRIAGAVVAVARRGRLAYLESVGVQDLETGAPMTERSLFRIYSMTKAVTAIAAMILLEEGRFDLSDPVSDFLPQFGEVVVLKEDGSTRAPSRPIRVEDLFLHTAGLSHRSSREYREAGVRSRAITLPEFVDNIVRVPLRDDPGIRFRYSASPTVLGRLVEIWSGQPFDVFLEERVFEPLGMVDTRFWVTPEQRGRFTAVYASSEGTPLSPHRIEEVPFTESPALLEGAVGLVSTVPDFLRLAQMLLSGGTLDGVRILRESTVARMTRNGLSESILATRRGGSGWALANVSIVVDAEAAEEGAHAGEYRWDGSAGTEFWVDPSTETIVVTMWQSSPANPGRLRQRIRALVRQAIQDEASDGS
- a CDS encoding beta-lactamase family protein, producing the protein MVRKATLALGLCTLLAAPLAGQPLPVAEPEEVGLSSVRLQRIGEVFQGYVDDGRIAGAIGMVARRGRLVYVDQWGSRDMAAGDALEVDDIFRIFSMTKPITSVAVMMLHEEGHFFLSDPIGRFIPELSQLRVAQLAGQPSPDDIPTERARRAVTIQDLLRHTSGLSYGIFSNTAVDQLYRRQNVLGQATIADMVTELSQIPLVYQPGTQWNYSVSADVLGRLVEVVSGQPFDVFLRERIFEPLGMVDTGFFVPASKRDRLSRLYGHTGPERSLALGDTTGYTEAVTMFSGGGGLAGTAADYLRFAQMLLNGGELEGVRILGRKTIELMTVDHLGDVPTSWLSPGWGFGLGFTVRKQAGLDGMSGSVGEFYWFGVAGTSFWVDPVEELIGVFMIQIRPSRDIAFRNQFKKLVYQALIG
- the thrA gene encoding bifunctional aspartate kinase/homoserine dehydrogenase I — encoded protein: MTPLHVLKFGGTSLASAERIGRVGQIVTRANEDARVVVVVSAVGGVTNDLTDASALAAQGDEAYLAVLDRVIASHDELLASLVAEQDRERVQAAYRAWAEELEDRLHGISLVRECTARTLDAVLAFGELVSSALLAATLRKSGMDAEACDARALIVTDDAFGSARVDREATAERVRGHFAATDTMQVVTGFIASSPDGETTTLGRGGSDYTAALLGADLSADRLEIWTDVDGVMSADPRLVPQAFPLAELSYEELMELSHFGAKVVFPPSVHPARERRIPLVIRNTFNVEFDGTHVGEDAAAATAGPVRGISSINDVALLRLEGDGMVGVPGVAARLFQALARDEISVILISQASSEHSICFAVSPASVARARKSVEDEFSLERTVGIIEDLIVEEDLSIIAAVGEAMRDTPGIAGRLFSVLGECGVNVHAIAQGSSELNISVVVAKSDEVRALQALHDAFFQPRASTARVFLAGVGNVGAALLTQIEEMADRCDKRGGTVLRLVGVASSRRGLLDGSGVPIADWQRQLEGSDRPADAVIEQALEPTRGPRIFVDCTASEEVSARYEELLASGAAVVAANKRAFSGSMARYRALTNPAAGGVRAYFETTVGAGLPVLRTISDLVATGDEIVSVEGVFSGTLGFVLGEVMAGQSFSEALAEARARGYTEPDPREDLSGQDVVRKLLIVARVAGMVIEPTDVSVELLLPGDGWQDGGIDAFMAKTRGVDETIAQRRASAIEQGRHLCFLGSVSREGATVGLTAVGPEHPCFGLRGTDNVVIIRTARYPTPVVVRGAGAGPEVTAAGVLADILAAVREFTK
- the asd gene encoding aspartate-semialdehyde dehydrogenase, whose amino-acid sequence is MVMPLTGRIPVAVLGATGSVGQRMLALLDGHPWFRLGSVTASERSAGRVYGEVARWVLPTPIPEEVAGMEVRATGPALEERLLFSALDASVAGSVETEYAERGHVVVSNARNHRMDPDVPLLVPEVNPDHLDLVARQSFGGGAIITNPNCSTIGMVLALAPLHQAFGVERVNVVTLQAISGAGIPGVAGLQIVDNVVPFISGEEEKLETEPLKILGELADGLVAPAPLTVSAQCNRVPVVDGHTLCISVELGRAVSAEAIIDAWDSFRGEPTALGLPSAPSRPVVYVDEPDQPQPRMHRDLGNGMAVAVGRLRPCALLDWKFVTTSHNTVRGAAGGALLCAELAVARRAVEGLRDFKGGSL
- a CDS encoding beta-lactamase family protein, with protein sequence MKVTTPIAVRVAIATIVAVGFFPPTLAGQQVRTLSYGEPEDVGMSSAGLAAAVEMYQEAVQRGELVGAVILVARKGRVVLHEAMGWRDKEERLPMERNTMFRMASNTKPVVATAIAQLVEQDALDYADAVSEYIPEWDNHQAGSITIGQLLSHAAGLRISSLFLKPLAENSTLQREAARFGSVGAAAPPGESYSYSNPGYNTLGALVELASGELLEAYLEAAIYEPLDMVDSYNHRAGHQLEGKLDRMGAAYYRRGADGQWEPGGTPGGPVAYPFARASGGMISTAWDYAVFAQMFLNGGIYDGVRILQPETVELMTTSKIGTSGGGGYGYGWRITDGTYSHGGSDGTDAWIDPEREIIGLVFTQTPRGRPSVSDFRRLINRSIEGG